Genomic segment of Oryzias melastigma strain HK-1 unplaced genomic scaffold, ASM292280v2 sc05576, whole genome shotgun sequence:
tatttaaaattacCGACTTGGACAACGATGGGATCCTGAACGACAACGAGCTGAACTTCTttcaggtagtttttttttaagagaaaggCGGTGGAAATGTTTCTGCTTTCCAGACTTTAGGTAAACCTGAAAAGCAAACCGTCCTCCAAGGCTGATCTGTGTGTTTTCGTGAATGTTTCTAGAGAACTTGTTTCAATACACCTCTGGCACCCCAAGCTTTGGAGGATGTGAAGAACGTGGTCAGGAGGAACATGGCGGATGGAGTCAAAGACAACGGACTGACGCTTAAAGGTCGGATTGATGGTCTGTTTTTTCGTCTGTTCGTCTGCTTTGACTCGAAGGCTCAGAACATGTTTCTGCAGGCTTCCTGTTCCTGCACACACTCTTCATCCAGCGAGGTCGACACGAGACCACGTGGACCGTACTGAGGCGGTTTGGATACGACGACGACCTGGAGCTCACGCAGGAATATCTGTTCCCCATGTGAGCAACAACACAATCATCATTTTCAATATATGAATCTATTTTAATAGTGTTCCTTGTCGTCTTCCGATtacaattatgcagtttttaggcaaaataaaaatgctgtgtcgttttctttagagcggcaggagttcattagaaatttgcctctgagatgtgggcggaactgttgccgccccacttcccgtcacccataactctctgttcacacgttctcccactagcttacagcctctcacaactgCAGCCTAATATTAACGGTGCTACAAAAATAGCaaattggagctttccagctgtgcagtttaaagccagctcagatgaggatgAAATGAAGACGCACatgatctagtcgtctacaagtggatgcatcagaatggagcggagtgGGGAGTTTGTGGTCTTCCCAGCGTAGTTTctacattttcaaacagtttttttacatctacttctgattcataacaatttgattaaagaaatactcagaaatgctattttaagcttaattatctttattatatgtcctctatcttgagaaaaatgccacaagaatatatTAAAACCACCACAAACACAGTGGGgctttaaataattcaagacttgttttttaaacta
This window contains:
- the LOC112140896 gene encoding mitochondrial Rho GTPase 1-A-like, which produces PQLTCVSFLLQLKLSCIKALTRIFKITDLDNDGILNDNELNFFQRTCFNTPLAPQALEDVKNVVRRNMADGVKDNGLTLKGFLFLHTLFIQRGRHETTWTVLRRFGYDDDLELTQEYLFPM